A single Orcinus orca chromosome 2, mOrcOrc1.1, whole genome shotgun sequence DNA region contains:
- the LOC101287187 gene encoding granzyme B isoform X2, whose product MQPLLFLLLLAFSLPPRAKAGEIIGGHEVKPHSRPYMAFLQIWDQDDQKRCGGFLIRQDFVLTAAHCWGSSVNVTLGAHNIKDRERTQQVIPVRRAIPHPGYNEKNYSNDIMLLKGDSGGPLVCNNVAQGIVSYGQKNGSPPRACTKVSSFLPWIKKTMKSL is encoded by the exons ATGCAGCCACTCCTGTTCCTGCTCCTGTTGGCCTTTTCACTGCCCCCCAGGGCAAAGGCTG GGGAGATCATCGGGGGCCATGAGGTCAAGCCCCACTCCCGCCCCTACATGGCATTTCTTCAGATCTGGGACCAGGATGATCAAAAACGGTGCGGTGGGTTCCTGATTCGACAGGACTTTGTGCTGACAGCCGCTCACTGCTGGGGAAG CTCAGTCAACGTCACCCTGGGGGCCCACAACATCAAGGATCGGGAGAGGACCCAGCAGGTCATCCCGGTGAGAAGAGCCATCCCCCACCCAGGCTATAATGAAAAGAACTACTCCAATGACATCATGTTACTAAAG GGGGACTCCGGGGGCCCTCTGGTGTGTAACAATGTGGCCCAGGGCATTGTCTCCTATGGACAAAAAAATGGGTCACCTCCACGGGCCTGCACCAAAGTCTCAAGTTTCCTGCCCTGGATAAAGAAAACCATGAAAAGCCTCTGA
- the LOC101287187 gene encoding granzyme B isoform X1, with amino-acid sequence MQPLLFLLLLAFSLPPRAKAGEIIGGHEVKPHSRPYMAFLQIWDQDDQKRCGGFLIRQDFVLTAAHCWGSSVNVTLGAHNIKDRERTQQVIPVRRAIPHPGYNEKNYSNDIMLLKLERKVKQTAAVRPLSLPRRKARVKPGRVCSVAGWGQVALGTYSDTLQEVKLTIQKDQKCELYLHNYYNNAIQLCVGDPKENKASFKGDSGGPLVCNNVAQGIVSYGQKNGSPPRACTKVSSFLPWIKKTMKSL; translated from the exons ATGCAGCCACTCCTGTTCCTGCTCCTGTTGGCCTTTTCACTGCCCCCCAGGGCAAAGGCTG GGGAGATCATCGGGGGCCATGAGGTCAAGCCCCACTCCCGCCCCTACATGGCATTTCTTCAGATCTGGGACCAGGATGATCAAAAACGGTGCGGTGGGTTCCTGATTCGACAGGACTTTGTGCTGACAGCCGCTCACTGCTGGGGAAG CTCAGTCAACGTCACCCTGGGGGCCCACAACATCAAGGATCGGGAGAGGACCCAGCAGGTCATCCCGGTGAGAAGAGCCATCCCCCACCCAGGCTATAATGAAAAGAACTACTCCAATGACATCATGTTACTAAAG CTGGAGAGAAAGGTCAAGCAGACTGCAGCCGTGAGACCCCTCAGCCTGCCCAGGCGCAAGGCTCGGGTGAAGCCAGGACGGGTGTGCAGTGTAGCCGGCTGGGGGCAGGTCGCTCTGGGCACGTACTCAGACACACTGCAGGAGGTAAAGCTGACCATACAGAAAGATCAAAAGTGTGAACTCTACTTACACAATTATTACAACAATGCCATTCAGCTGTGTGTGGGGGACCCGAAGGAAAACAAAGCTTCCTTTAAG GGGGACTCCGGGGGCCCTCTGGTGTGTAACAATGTGGCCCAGGGCATTGTCTCCTATGGACAAAAAAATGGGTCACCTCCACGGGCCTGCACCAAAGTCTCAAGTTTCCTGCCCTGGATAAAGAAAACCATGAAAAGCCTCTGA